The genomic segment CATGATAACATTATAGGGACAACCCCAAATCTGCCTCAATACACACAGTGAAAAGCAAATCAGTGACAAACCTTGCTACTCTAAAACCTTTGTTATAGATCATGAAACACAAGATGTATCCTAATAAATGGTCAAGAACTTCATATCTGAAGGCTGGCTAAATTATTTGGGGGCTACAAGATCAGACAATGATTAGAGCAGAGGCTGCACACTGCTGTCCTGAATGCTGTCCATACATGGGCTTTGTTTGGCGTCcaagttattaaaaattttttagggaattgcctggtggtccagagctTAGGACTCGCTGCTATTACTGccaggggtccaggttcaatccttggatgggGAAATGAGATGCCACAAACTGCAACATagccaagaatttttttttttaattttttggccaatatattataaaatatgggaTTTTCTTCTGCAGAGAAAGCCTGACTTCTGCTTCTTTTGAAAAACAGGCTCACTGGCCACACTTAGCCTGAGTGCTTCCATGGTGATAATGGGCTCGAGCAACAGAGGAGCTGTCTAATTCAACTGTCACTCAACTGCCCAGCTTGACATGCCTCCCACCAGGTTTGACACTCATTTCCATCACCTGCCTGGCCCCTGTAGTTACCTGAATTTGCAACCTGTGGTTTATAGCTTTAGTTTTTATTAAACTCCCTCCAGACATATCTAAGCCAAAAAGTCCCTTCTAATCTTCTATCCAAGTCATATATTTACATGTGGGAGTATCAAAATGTAAACCATTATTTCAGTCCCTTAAGACAATGAAAATGTCTAGATGCAAGTTGATAATCGCACAGAGATGATCAGGCTGTGGTCCTTATAAGAGTTTAAGCATAAAAACACCAGGCATTCTTGCCCATGTACACACCAGCATTTCATCTGACTTCATCTGAGAGGTATTTGGCCTTTCAGGTTTGTCAAGCTTAAAGAAACACCACCCCACTGCAACCCACTGTCCTTCCCGTGAGGAGCCACACCGTTTCAGCTGGCCAAGTGGCATGGAAACAGGGAAGCACACTCACTTGTACAACTCGATGACGGGTTTTGCCACATCCTTGTACTGCCTTAGTCTGGCAGCAACTGCTTCAGGTTTGTCATCCTCCTGCTGGACCAGTGGCTCACCAGTGACGTCATCCATGCCCTACAGATACCAGAGAAAGCAGCTAGTATGGCCAACACTTAAGCCATTCCATACGTAAAAATTTTCCTGGGCAAAACTGTACATTCACCTTTGATTCCCACCACCTGATGAGTTAGCCCCAGGGGACAATAAAAACGATGAAGGTGGTTGAAAAGCAAACAGCACTAGTAAGTATGTTAAGCTTTTTTCATAAGAGATGAAACATTAAATCTTTAAGACTTCTGATATTTCCAAACATATTCCACTGCTTGATAAATGACACCTTTAATTCATAGTTCAAAATTCCATCCCACTTCACCCAACAACAAAACAGCCACTAGACAATGTCACTCTGGTCCTCTAAATATTCCTAAAACTAGCTTCTTTCTAAAGCTTTAGttcttaaaatggaaaatgaatgtCTCAAAGAACCAAATGGCTTCCTTAGGAAAAACACTCATCAAAGAGAAGGTATGTCAGGCCTGTTTTTGCTACTTTCAAATTCTATCACGTAGTTCTTCTAAGATTAAACTTACTCAGGTTATTTTAGCAAATCAAATAATGACATCTAAAGTTAGAACAAAATAGGCATGAATCATATACCCATGATAACCACGAACAAACATTCTGGCAACTGAAAAACTGTAATTTTAGAAAATCTGATTTTTTGGTGTACTTTGACTTCCCCGGGAGCTATATCTGCATACAAAAGCAAAATGGACCTCTCAGAATTTCACCTCCCATGTCCACGGCTATTGGACTACCAAGGCAGATAGTCACAGGAAATCAATCtgtcaaaaggcagaatagagcAGAACTCAGGCATAGAGCAGAAGGCTCAGGCATTCAACTGGATAATCCAGAATTGGCTCTAAGTTTGAAATGCACTAAAATTCCAATACAGCACAAAGCCTTAAGTATGTAACTTACACTTAGAATTTACTGGTGAGCCACATAAGTATCATGTGTATAATACAGGGCTGTTACCCTGATGGAACAGGAGAGATGAGGGGTGGGAGAAGGAGATCCATCACTCATTCCTCtcctttattttacttattgCTGCAAAGCTCAGGAATCATTTCCAGGACTTCAGAGCACCCAGAAATACAACACTGCTTCCAGAAAGAGCAGAAGGATGCTAGGACAACAGCATCTCTCCCAGGGAAGCTTGGTCACAGCAGCTGGTTGACTTGGCCCAAACTGGCACTTCCATTGCTGTCTTTGGAAATAGCATTGCAACTGCAGTGCTCTTTTAGGGGTACCCAGGCTTTGGAAAGCAACTCAAATTCTACAAGAATCCCCACATCAGCAAGTCTAAGGAGGGCCAAAATATGATGTATTTGTGTTAGATTCCAATGCCAACTCAgaaccctcttttcctccttatccattttccccccataCTTGTTTTTGGGGATGGAATAATGGAAGGGCTCTACACAGGAATTCCAGAATAacgtacatttttaaaagaagacttcAAAAGGAGACTACTGCTTAACCTAAATGAAAAGGGCTTATAAGAACCTAATGATGACTTAAGGAACTAGATGGTATCCATCCATAACCCCGTGAAGTAGTTTTCTATAGTTGTTATTGACTATATTCAAGTCTATCCTAGTCCATAAACATTAAACCAGTAAGACACAATAGCCACACCTTTCACATTTAGATAGGGACAAGTAATACTATATATTAGCAAATAAGAATGATCAGACTGAACTAATTCATGACTTTACCAGGAGGAACAGTAACTCTTTAAATGAGTTTACCAAAAGTTTCTTTAACCATATACCTTTACATGTACTTAACTTTATGCAGACACATAGTTATTATATTGTGAAGTTCTTTTAAAGGGCAATCTTCTTTGCCTTTGGCTCTCTCTCATCCCTGTACATCCTCATGCTCACTTCTCATATGACCCCACTCACTCTAACCCTGTGCCTTACTCTGCCCCAGCCCCAAACACTGGCAGCCCAGGATAGATCCTTTGTATCTTTATCCCTACTTTTATGAAGCTAGAGAGCACTTATCACCATGTAAACAGATATGCATAAATAAGGGTGGTCATGGTTTTACAAAAACGGAATCATTCTGCTGTTCGCATTTGTCATTAACAACACTCAGGGGAAAATATTACTCGAGGCCAAAGAATATAGTAAGTAAAGCACTAGTCCCTCAGTTGCATCCagcactttgcaaccctatggactgtagcccaccaggctcctctgtccatggaactctccaggcaagaatactggagtgggttgccatttccttctctgggaaatcTTCCCAATGAATATAGTACTAACTCAACTTTCTTTCTACTGACTACATCATATTCCAAAATGTGATTATTGCCAAATTTATTAAGCCACCCCTAGAGATGAACGTttgtaatgttttcaagttttatttttcccattacaAACAGCACCAAAATAAGTCTCCCTGTGTACATGACCTTACCTGCTAGTGCTTACATTTTCATAGACTGCACTCCCAGAAGTGGGGTGaatgaaatatgtatttaaaatttttaatgtacgTTGTTAAGTTGCTTCTCTAAAAGATGATTAACATTTCATATACCTAATACAGATAACAGTACCGTGTTCCCAGATCCTAACCAGCAATAAAAGTGTTAATTTACATTCCTTCATTACAAGtgaatgataattttaaaatatttgttggctATGTATATTTGCTCTTTTTGGAATAGCCTATTCATATTGTCCCCCCACTTTTCAACTGAAATGTTTTACCTCCTTGTCAACGTGTGAAAGTACTTTGTATACTCTTACATGTACATGAGGTGGGTTGAAGTCCAGGTTATATACCCTTCCACTGGGAGGGTGAATCCAACGTCGGCTGAGGCGATCTTTGAGCGTTTCGAATGGAATGTTCAAAGTGATCACTAGATCCAGGTCACATAGTCTGTCCAAGGCTTCAGCCTGAACTAATGTTCGAGGAAAACCTAAATGCCAAAACAAAATATATCATATGCAAGACACTTCCCAATTCTAATTAGCTGTTGGAATTATTTTCAGAGACAGAATAATCAAATCTGCACAAATACTACCCAGAAAGGAACTTTAAAGTCAGGAATTTATATCGACTTCAATAAATTGAATATGAGCAGAAAATATGCTACTTTATAACCTAGCTTCAGCATTTGGAATATAAAACATTAAGGAGTCACATGATAAAAGCAAAAAGTACTAAAACCTAGACTAGTCCCAGCTCTGGTGTAAGCTCTGCTCTTaactacctgtgtgaccttgggcaagttgtaaCACCTCCATTTCCTGTTCTGTTAAAGAACCAAAGGACAAATTTATATTTGTGTCCTTCTAGTTGTaatagcttgtgtgtgtgtgtgtactaacttcagttgtgtccaactcttggcaacctaTGGACCACagtccgccaggcccctctgtccacgggattctctaggcaagaatactggagtgggttgccatgccctcctccaggggatcttcctgaccca from the Bos javanicus breed banteng chromosome 3, ARS-OSU_banteng_1.0, whole genome shotgun sequence genome contains:
- the AK4 gene encoding adenylate kinase 4, mitochondrial isoform X2 is translated as MAKQYIEKGLLVPDHVITRLMLLELENRRGEHWLLDGFPRTLVQAEALDRLCDLDLVITLNIPFETLKDRLSRRWIHPPSGRVYNLDFNPPHVHGMDDVTGEPLVQQEDDKPEAVAARLRQYKDVAKPVIELYKSRGVLHQFSGTETNKIWPYVYTLFSNKITPVQSKEAY